The Deltaproteobacteria bacterium region CCCGCAATCTATACCCGCAGGAAGGCTGGCTACCGTTCCTCCATCTTGAGGTACAGTATTCACATTAAGATTGTTACCAAAACTCGCTGAAAGCTGACATTCTGCAGTAACCGGCCCTGTTATATAAGTATTGCCGACGAGCCCCCCCCCACAGTCGCTTTCTACCGACAATAAATGATTGCCAATGTCCGGTTCTATCAAAAAGCTGGTAGCGTTACCGTAAACCACGGTTGCCTGAGCTGGTGTGATAGTACCTCCTGCTCCCGCCGTCGCCGTTACCGTGTGGGCAAGGTCGGTAAATGAGGCCGTCACGGTACAATCGGCGGTGATGGCATCCGTCACAAAACTGTTATCCGTTACCAAGATACCACCACAGCCGGTCACTGACTCGATGTCATAACCCGCATCGGGTATGATCGCATAAGTAATAACCGAACCCGTATCCACCATAAGCGGATAATCAGGATACATCGTTCCGCCTGAACTGATATTAGTCATTACAACCAGTTGTAGACCGAAAGAGCCCGTAAAATCAACCCATACAGGATCATTACCGTCAACCGCATTTGTGTCCCCCAAGCGGCCATTACTGTTACCTGCATTGTCCCAAGCTATCTGACCATTTCCTTCATCCATGCGCCAGTTGCCTGCCAATCCAGCCTCATTACCCTGAACAAGAATATTCATATTGTCTGAGACTTCCTGTGCTGTTCTCACATCACTCCAGAAACGAACTTCATCAATGAGTCCATCAAAAGCAACATCAGATGTATTATTATTTCTCGTACCGATAGTGAGGGGTACATTATTATCCATACTGTTTGTTCCAATATTATCAAAGACTACAGTGGTTAACGGATCTTCCGCCCCGTCAACATAGAGTTTAATGCCTGAACCACCATTTCCGTCATAGGTAACTGCCACATGATGCCACTGCCCATCGATAACATCAACTCCACCATCTACATGTAAATAATGAGTACTATCAGCCATCATAAAAAATGAAAACTGATCATTTTCTTCATCATTAATCATCAAATAATAACCTCGTGTACCAATAGTCGTATCCTGTTTGGCAATAACAATATGATTTCCTGTTACTTTCTCATCAGCCTTAACCCATGCTTCCAGCGTAAATGGCATGGCACTGTACAAATTGAATCCGGATGCATTTTCGAAAATCACAACATCATCAACACCATCAAATTGAAGCGCATTTGTGGTAGGCAATTCCTCAATAGGCGATGAAAAATAGGCCTCGATACTGCGATTGGTAGTCACATTGGTAAAGGTATAGGACGGTACGGCTCCCACCGAAGTTCCATCGACAAGGACATCCTGGATGCGAAGGTTCTGGCTGGGCGTTATGGTAAATGCCGCACTTCCCCCCTCTTCCACATAATTCACCTTATTTGAGGGCGTTATCGTCCCGTTCGGACCCGCTGTTGCCGTTATGATGTACTGCTTCTTCGATACCCCCCAGGCATCATACCACGCCGGATCACGCGTCTCGACATTCCCGTTGGTCCCAAGATACCCAAGACTCCTTCCCGTCATGTCTCCTGCCACCTGACCCTGACC contains the following coding sequences:
- a CDS encoding LamG domain-containing protein; amino-acid sequence: YFDGLISGARVWSVVRPSEEIYAGMDGQFGPGEAGLISNWPMNEGQGQVAGDMTGRSLGYLGTNGNVETRDPAWYDAWGVSKKQYIITATAGPNGTITPSNKVNYVEEGGSAAFTITPSQNLRIQDVLVDGTSVGAVPSYTFTNVTTNRSIEAYFSSPIEELPTTNALQFDGVDDVVIFENASGFNLYSAMPFTLEAWVKADEKVTGNHIVIAKQDTTIGTRGYYLMINDEENDQFSFFMMADSTHYLHVDGGVDVIDGQWHHVAVTYDGNGGSGIKLYVDGAEDPLTTVVFDNIGTNSMDNNVPLTIGTRNNNTSDVAFDGLIDEVRFWSDVRTAQEVSDNMNILVQGNEAGLAGNWRMDEGNGQIAWDNAGNSNGRLGDTNAVDGNDPVWVDFTGSFGLQLVVMTNISSGGTMYPDYPLMVDTGSVITYAIIPDAGYDIESVTGCGGILVTDNSFVTDAITADCTVTASFTDLAHTVTATAGAGGTITPAQATVVYGNATSFLIEPDIGNHLLSVESDCGGGLVGNTYITGPVTAECQLSASFGNNLNVNTVPQDGGTVASLPAGIDCGINCSAAFTHGSSVSLTAVPGTGSVFTGWNGGGCSGTGNCTVTLNADTTVTASFNYTDQLVRIGGTTPIYFTSIQAAYEHAHTEGMSAVTIQMKMTGLTEIVNLNWPISVTLEGGYNSDYSSVAGVTTLYGDITLNNGTLTIENIEISP